A window from Rhodothermus bifroesti encodes these proteins:
- the pstA gene encoding phosphate ABC transporter permease PstA codes for MVEVEAAVAARFDPRPIERRRIGQVLAVVLFFSTTFGLLVLLTLLVDVVQKGLPWLDWQFLTSYPSRNPEEAGIKSAIVGSFWMMLLTALFSVPVGIGAAIYLEEYAPRGWFLRLVQLNIANLAGIPSVIYGILGLGLFVRFFGLGRSLLAGALTMSLLVLPIIVISTQEALRAIPQGIRESAYALGATRWQVVSSHLLPIAAPGILTGVILSLSRAMGETAPLIMIGALTFIAFLPSSLLDPFTVLPIQIFNWTARPQEAFRGLAAAAILVLMVFLLLMNLSAILLRNYYERHRPH; via the coding sequence ATGGTTGAAGTTGAAGCAGCCGTAGCCGCGCGTTTTGATCCTAGGCCAATCGAGCGGCGGCGCATTGGACAGGTACTGGCGGTTGTGCTGTTTTTTTCTACCACCTTTGGGCTACTGGTACTGTTGACACTGCTGGTGGACGTGGTCCAGAAAGGCCTCCCCTGGCTCGATTGGCAGTTTTTGACGTCTTATCCCTCCCGAAATCCAGAAGAGGCCGGTATTAAGTCGGCCATTGTGGGGTCTTTTTGGATGATGCTGCTGACCGCGCTGTTTTCCGTGCCTGTTGGCATAGGTGCTGCCATTTATCTGGAAGAATATGCGCCGCGGGGTTGGTTTTTGCGGTTAGTTCAGCTCAACATTGCAAACCTAGCGGGCATTCCTTCGGTCATTTATGGTATTTTGGGCTTAGGGCTTTTTGTGCGCTTTTTCGGACTAGGGCGCAGTCTGCTGGCAGGAGCGCTTACCATGAGTTTATTGGTGCTTCCGATCATTGTGATTAGCACGCAGGAGGCTTTGCGGGCTATCCCCCAGGGCATTCGAGAGAGCGCTTATGCGTTGGGAGCTACGCGTTGGCAGGTGGTTTCGAGCCATCTGCTGCCCATTGCTGCTCCAGGTATCCTTACGGGCGTGATTTTGTCGCTGAGCCGGGCAATGGGAGAGACCGCGCCTCTGATCATGATCGGAGCACTCACGTTTATTGCCTTTTTACCCAGCAGTTTGCTGGATCCTTTTACCGTGCTGCCCATCCAGATTTTCAACTGGACGGCGCGGCCTCAGGAAGCTTTCCGTGGTTTGGCAGCAGCGGCCATCCTGGTGCTTATGGTGTTTCTGCTGTTGATGAACCTAAGCGCCATTCTACTGCGCAACTACTATGAACGTCACCGTCCGCACTAA
- a CDS encoding copper chaperone PCu(A)C, with amino-acid sequence MRYGWIIGGILAWLVGCGPQQSAEQTTPGEAPLPEGRLAVEAPVVYTAAAGDSAVVTLRIANGTAEADTLVGAEAPAVTRTVVLRALVGDTVQTSQPAARIVLPARSRVTVQLVLRNVQQALTPGQVVLVDLSLARQGRLRVRVPVEQANAEALPM; translated from the coding sequence ATGCGGTACGGTTGGATTATTGGGGGTATCCTGGCTTGGCTCGTTGGGTGTGGACCACAACAGTCGGCTGAGCAAACGACACCAGGTGAGGCTCCACTACCCGAAGGCCGGCTTGCCGTTGAGGCACCTGTGGTGTACACTGCGGCCGCGGGGGATAGTGCGGTGGTCACGTTGCGGATAGCCAATGGAACGGCTGAAGCCGACACGTTGGTAGGAGCTGAAGCCCCAGCTGTAACCCGTACGGTTGTGTTGCGAGCGTTGGTAGGCGATACGGTGCAAACCAGCCAGCCTGCTGCGCGTATTGTGCTTCCAGCGCGAAGCCGGGTAACCGTCCAGCTGGTACTGCGCAACGTGCAGCAAGCCTTGACGCCTGGACAGGTTGTGCTGGTGGATCTGAGCTTGGCCCGTCAGGGACGGTTGCGCGTGCGCGTGCCGGTTGAACAGGCAAACGCTGAGGCCCTTCCGATGTAA
- a CDS encoding Hsp20/alpha crystallin family protein, which yields MAEVMRYTSPTSLLGELQREVDRLFENFFGNWLRSEITSAVWTPTVDVLETDDAYFIYVDLPGVNRDQVTLTFEEGTLTISGERPSQLETHKDAQYHRMERWHGRFFRSLHLGPNVDPEKIKARFENGILVIEASKREERKPVRVKIS from the coding sequence ATGGCTGAGGTGATGCGCTATACGTCGCCGACGTCGCTGCTGGGCGAACTGCAGCGGGAAGTAGACCGCCTGTTTGAGAACTTTTTCGGCAACTGGCTGCGCTCTGAAATCACGTCGGCTGTTTGGACGCCAACCGTCGATGTGTTGGAAACGGACGATGCCTACTTTATCTATGTCGACCTGCCCGGCGTCAACCGGGACCAAGTAACGCTCACTTTCGAGGAAGGGACGCTGACCATTAGTGGCGAACGTCCTTCGCAGTTAGAGACGCACAAGGATGCCCAGTATCACCGGATGGAGCGCTGGCATGGACGCTTCTTCCGGTCGCTTCACCTGGGCCCAAATGTGGACCCTGAAAAGATCAAGGCCCGCTTTGAAAATGGCATCCTGGTGATCGAGGCCTCCAAGCGCGAAGAGCGCAAGCCAGTACGCGTCAAGATTTCCTAA
- a CDS encoding PstS family phosphate ABC transporter substrate-binding protein — protein MQRLTGGLSAALVLLLAGCGGGGQTGQLSGLVRVDGSSTVYPLTEAVAEEFMKQYPGVQVTVGISGTGGGFSRFLRKETDINNASRPIRPVEDSLARQNGLQYIELPVAYDGLAVVVHPQNDWVECLTVEELRRMWEPGSQITRWNQVRPSFPDRPLNLYGAGTDSGTYDYFTAAIVGQEHASRADFTASEDDNVLVQGVSGDPNALGFIPLAYYEENMDKLKVVAIDDGNPNNGEGCILPSAETVNNGTYQPLSRPIFIYVNAERANDPTVAAFVEFYLQQAAVLAPEVGYVPLAAEAYTLALERFQKRLTGSIFGGKGSQVGVRVADLLRLEQQSTEANTP, from the coding sequence ATGCAACGGCTTACAGGAGGCTTGAGCGCTGCGTTGGTGTTGCTGTTGGCGGGGTGCGGTGGGGGAGGTCAAACCGGGCAGCTTAGTGGATTGGTACGTGTCGATGGCTCGAGCACGGTCTATCCGCTTACCGAAGCAGTGGCCGAGGAATTCATGAAGCAATATCCAGGGGTGCAAGTGACGGTTGGCATTAGTGGGACGGGTGGGGGTTTTTCACGGTTCTTGCGTAAAGAGACAGACATCAATAATGCCTCGCGGCCGATTCGGCCAGTTGAAGACTCGCTGGCTCGGCAAAACGGCCTTCAGTACATTGAACTTCCAGTTGCTTACGACGGACTGGCCGTTGTGGTGCATCCGCAAAACGACTGGGTCGAGTGCCTAACGGTCGAAGAGCTGCGACGCATGTGGGAACCGGGTAGCCAGATTACCCGCTGGAATCAAGTGCGGCCTTCGTTTCCGGATCGGCCGCTAAATCTGTATGGGGCAGGGACCGACAGTGGTACCTACGACTATTTTACCGCGGCTATTGTAGGCCAGGAGCACGCCAGCCGGGCAGACTTTACCGCGAGTGAAGACGACAATGTGCTGGTGCAAGGTGTCAGTGGTGACCCCAACGCCTTGGGCTTTATTCCACTGGCCTATTATGAAGAAAATATGGACAAGCTCAAGGTCGTAGCCATAGACGATGGCAACCCGAACAATGGCGAGGGCTGCATTCTCCCCAGTGCCGAAACCGTTAACAATGGCACCTACCAGCCGCTTTCTCGGCCTATCTTCATTTACGTCAATGCGGAGCGGGCTAACGATCCAACGGTAGCGGCATTTGTTGAATTCTATCTGCAGCAGGCTGCCGTGTTGGCACCTGAGGTAGGCTATGTGCCCCTTGCAGCCGAAGCCTACACGTTGGCACTGGAGCGTTTTCAAAAGCGGCTTACGGGTAGTATCTTTGGGGGTAAAGGATCTCAGGTGGGCGTTCGCGTAGCGGACTTGTTGCGCTTAGAGCAGCAAAGTACGGAAGCCAATACCCCGTAG
- the phoU gene encoding phosphate signaling complex protein PhoU, producing the protein MTIRRHIDLELLLLQRMLFEMAELVDAQLSDAIDALLHRDVALAEKVRARDDEVDAYELKIDRQCERILALHHPVAAELRMIITAVKVNTDLERIGDHCKNMAKNTPHVVEAPEALAQTRLEEMADASREMLRQVQEAFVKRDRLLARQVLAQDLQIDRLHKENFARLVQFGRQHPEHIEAVAHLITASKALERISDHAKNIAESVVFLIEGVDIRHRTLRSSEASTPDSTASA; encoded by the coding sequence ATGACCATTCGTCGACATATCGACCTTGAGCTGCTGCTGTTGCAGCGCATGCTGTTTGAGATGGCCGAGCTGGTCGATGCGCAGCTTTCAGATGCAATCGATGCCCTTTTGCATCGCGACGTGGCTTTGGCCGAGAAGGTACGTGCCCGAGACGACGAGGTGGATGCCTATGAGCTCAAAATTGACCGCCAGTGCGAGCGCATCCTGGCTTTGCACCATCCGGTCGCAGCTGAGCTGCGCATGATTATCACGGCCGTTAAGGTCAATACGGACCTGGAGCGCATTGGGGATCATTGCAAGAACATGGCCAAGAACACGCCGCATGTGGTGGAAGCGCCAGAGGCTTTGGCGCAGACGCGGCTTGAAGAGATGGCTGATGCGTCGCGGGAGATGCTGCGCCAGGTACAAGAGGCGTTTGTTAAGCGGGATCGATTGCTGGCGCGTCAGGTCCTTGCTCAGGACCTACAGATCGACCGCTTGCACAAGGAGAACTTTGCCCGACTGGTGCAGTTTGGACGACAACACCCGGAGCATATCGAGGCTGTTGCCCACCTGATCACGGCCAGCAAGGCGCTGGAGCGCATTTCTGACCATGCCAAAAACATTGCCGAAAGCGTGGTCTTTTTGATCGAAGGCGTTGATATTCGCCATCGAACTTTGCGCTCTTCGGAGGCTTCGACGCCCGACAGTACCGCATCCGCATAA
- the gpmI gene encoding 2,3-bisphosphoglycerate-independent phosphoglycerate mutase has product MDPKKRHILIVLDGYGIAEDPSVSAIDHARKPFLDHLFATYPHATLRASGLAVGLPEGQMGNSEVGHLNLGAGRVVYQEITRIDKEIEDGTFFTNAALVQAAQHARQQNTRLHLMGCFSDGGVHSSLHHLFALLELARREGLRPEQVCVHAFTDGRDTDPKSGITYVQQFQEKAREIGVGRIVSIVGRYYAMDRDKRWDRTEKAYRLLVYGEGEVFDDPIKALQASYAEDVTDEFVKPRRIDYGDSFSTRVADGDAVVFYNFRADRARQLTRAFTDPSFDAFDRGKPLKLLFVTFTPYDETFDLPVAFGKVNLRMTLGEVIAALGGRQLRIAETEKYAHVTYFFSGGREEPFEGEDRILVPSPKVPTYDLQPEMSAPEVARRCAEAIAKEVYNLIVLNFANPDMVGHTGVFEAAVKAIEAIDAATQVVVEAALRHGYTVTVLADHGNADRMKNPDGSPHTAHTTALVPHLIIKPGFKGPIKDGKLGDVAPTILRILGEEIPPEMTGEVLI; this is encoded by the coding sequence ATGGACCCGAAAAAACGCCACATTCTAATCGTTCTCGACGGCTACGGCATTGCCGAAGATCCTTCGGTCAGTGCCATCGACCATGCCCGTAAGCCTTTTTTAGATCATTTGTTTGCCACCTATCCCCATGCCACTTTGCGCGCTTCGGGTTTGGCGGTAGGCTTGCCCGAAGGCCAGATGGGTAATTCCGAAGTGGGGCACCTTAACTTAGGCGCGGGCCGCGTCGTTTATCAGGAAATTACGCGTATTGACAAGGAGATCGAAGACGGAACGTTTTTTACCAATGCAGCGCTGGTGCAAGCTGCTCAGCATGCGCGGCAACAGAACACCCGGCTGCATCTAATGGGCTGCTTTTCGGATGGGGGCGTGCACAGCAGCCTGCATCACCTGTTTGCGCTGTTGGAGCTGGCGCGGCGTGAAGGATTGCGTCCCGAGCAGGTGTGCGTGCACGCTTTCACCGATGGTCGCGACACCGATCCGAAGTCGGGGATCACCTATGTGCAGCAGTTCCAAGAAAAAGCCCGAGAAATAGGCGTTGGGCGCATCGTTTCGATTGTGGGCCGCTATTACGCAATGGATCGCGACAAGCGCTGGGATCGTACGGAAAAGGCCTATCGACTGCTGGTTTATGGCGAAGGCGAAGTCTTTGATGATCCGATCAAAGCGCTACAGGCCAGCTATGCCGAAGACGTGACGGATGAGTTCGTCAAGCCGCGCCGGATTGACTATGGCGATAGCTTTTCAACGCGTGTAGCCGATGGAGATGCTGTCGTGTTTTACAACTTCCGCGCCGATCGCGCGCGCCAGCTGACGCGTGCCTTTACGGATCCGTCTTTTGATGCCTTCGATCGGGGCAAGCCGCTGAAGCTGCTTTTCGTCACGTTTACGCCCTACGATGAAACGTTCGATTTGCCAGTAGCCTTTGGCAAAGTCAACCTGCGCATGACGCTAGGAGAAGTTATTGCGGCTTTGGGGGGGCGCCAGCTGCGCATTGCCGAGACCGAAAAGTATGCGCATGTAACCTACTTTTTCAGCGGCGGCCGCGAAGAGCCTTTTGAAGGGGAAGATCGGATTTTGGTGCCTTCGCCCAAGGTGCCGACCTATGATTTGCAGCCAGAGATGAGCGCGCCCGAGGTAGCCCGGCGCTGCGCTGAAGCGATTGCAAAAGAAGTCTACAACCTCATCGTGCTCAACTTTGCCAACCCCGATATGGTAGGCCATACGGGCGTTTTCGAGGCGGCTGTCAAGGCTATCGAAGCCATAGATGCAGCTACGCAGGTGGTTGTCGAGGCTGCGCTGCGGCATGGCTATACGGTGACCGTACTGGCCGACCATGGCAATGCCGACCGCATGAAGAACCCCGACGGCTCACCCCACACCGCGCATACAACAGCACTGGTACCACACCTGATTATCAAGCCTGGATTCAAGGGTCCGATCAAGGATGGAAAACTAGGAGACGTAGCGCCTACAATTTTGCGCATCTTAGGCGAAGAAATCCCCCCCGAGATGACCGGCGAAGTGCTGATCTAA
- the nth gene encoding endonuclease III, whose amino-acid sequence MKRSARAQEVLQRLRRVIPKPQTELRHEDPYQLLVAVMLSAQCTDERVNRVTPALFAAFPTVEALAAAEPEAVLPYIRSISYPNSKARHLVAAARCLRDRFGGQVPASLEALLSLPGVGRKTAQVVASVAYGAAALPVDTHVYRVAHRIGLVRKARTPYEVERRLKRQLPSRDWGEAHHLLILHGRYTCTARKPLCNRCVLTDLCDYYRRLQRLPAPLQGLDPRQGRYYCKTGRHYFNEPSYRADRYGIEQLCCPQCGAMHVFDAKTGRSTKRIPDYRVR is encoded by the coding sequence GTGAAACGTTCTGCTCGGGCTCAAGAGGTGCTGCAGCGGTTGCGCCGCGTCATTCCTAAGCCGCAGACTGAGCTGCGCCATGAGGATCCCTATCAGCTTCTTGTGGCTGTGATGCTGTCGGCGCAGTGCACCGACGAGCGGGTTAACCGGGTCACGCCAGCGCTTTTTGCGGCTTTTCCGACGGTGGAAGCCTTGGCTGCTGCTGAGCCTGAAGCAGTGCTGCCTTACATTCGATCGATCTCCTATCCAAACAGCAAAGCGCGGCATTTGGTGGCCGCTGCCCGCTGTCTTCGGGATAGGTTTGGGGGGCAGGTGCCTGCTTCACTGGAGGCGCTCTTGTCGCTTCCGGGTGTAGGGCGAAAAACGGCGCAGGTAGTAGCCTCGGTGGCTTATGGTGCAGCTGCGCTGCCGGTGGACACGCACGTCTACCGCGTAGCCCATCGGATTGGGCTGGTGCGAAAGGCACGCACGCCCTACGAAGTCGAGCGCCGCCTCAAACGTCAGCTTCCGAGCCGCGATTGGGGAGAAGCACATCACCTGCTCATCTTGCACGGTCGTTATACCTGCACGGCCCGAAAGCCGCTGTGCAATCGTTGCGTACTAACCGACTTATGCGATTACTATCGGCGGCTGCAGCGTTTGCCTGCGCCCCTTCAGGGGCTAGATCCACGCCAAGGGCGCTATTACTGTAAGACGGGCCGGCATTACTTCAACGAACCGAGCTACCGCGCAGACCGCTACGGTATCGAGCAGCTTTGCTGTCCACAGTGTGGCGCGATGCATGTATTTGATGCAAAAACCGGTCGTTCTACGAAACGCATTCCCGACTATCGCGTGCGCTGA
- the pstC gene encoding phosphate ABC transporter permease subunit PstC, whose amino-acid sequence MAFSPSSKDPLLWQRQGFPGLKLDAKLSRGPKERLIGAFLGFCALVTVLTTLGIVAVLVGESVAFFEQVSLRAFFGDTKWTPQFAEKHFGIWPLLAGTLMITVIAALVAIPIGLAAAIYISQYAPETVRRWLKPSLELLAGVPTVVYGYFALTFVTPLLQRVLPQMQVYNALSAGLVVGIMIIPMVASLSEDALRAVPRSLAEGAYALGATKYEVVLRVVVPAALSGIMASFILALSRAIGETMIVTLAAGATPRLTLNPLESIQTMTAYIVQVSLGDTPQGTVVYQSLFAVGLVLFVLTLGMNLLANRIILRFKESY is encoded by the coding sequence ATGGCCTTTTCGCCGTCTTCGAAAGACCCGTTGCTGTGGCAGCGACAGGGTTTCCCAGGCCTGAAGCTTGATGCAAAACTTTCGCGTGGACCCAAGGAGCGCCTTATTGGCGCGTTCCTTGGGTTTTGCGCCTTAGTAACGGTGTTGACTACGCTGGGCATTGTGGCCGTTTTGGTAGGTGAGTCGGTAGCGTTTTTTGAACAGGTGTCGCTGCGCGCCTTTTTTGGGGATACGAAGTGGACGCCCCAGTTTGCCGAGAAGCATTTTGGCATTTGGCCGCTACTGGCCGGCACGCTGATGATTACCGTGATTGCAGCGCTGGTAGCGATTCCCATTGGGCTAGCTGCGGCTATCTATATTTCGCAGTATGCGCCCGAAACCGTGCGGCGTTGGCTTAAGCCTTCGCTAGAATTGCTAGCGGGGGTACCTACAGTGGTTTACGGCTATTTTGCGTTGACGTTTGTTACGCCCCTGTTGCAGCGCGTTTTGCCCCAGATGCAGGTTTACAATGCGCTTAGTGCTGGACTGGTGGTGGGGATTATGATCATTCCTATGGTCGCCTCGTTGAGCGAAGACGCGCTGCGGGCAGTGCCGCGGTCGTTGGCCGAAGGGGCCTATGCCCTAGGGGCTACCAAATATGAAGTCGTGTTGCGTGTGGTTGTGCCGGCAGCGCTGAGTGGCATCATGGCCAGCTTCATTTTGGCACTAAGCCGGGCGATTGGAGAGACGATGATTGTAACGCTGGCTGCTGGGGCTACACCGCGCCTAACGCTGAATCCCTTGGAGTCCATTCAAACGATGACGGCGTACATTGTGCAGGTAAGCCTGGGAGATACGCCGCAAGGTACGGTGGTCTACCAGAGCCTATTTGCCGTAGGCTTGGTGCTGTTTGTGCTTACGCTGGGTATGAACTTGTTGGCCAACCGCATTATCCTGCGCTTTAAAGAGAGCTATTGA
- a CDS encoding M1 family metallopeptidase produces MRIRRLLLSIGLVFIVGCSTSRSTAIQTPRQPVLARPERPLPGPVTPSPAFLRAIERGSRSASGQPGPNYWQQYARYDLTARIDVAERRLEGAGRIVYFNRSPETLRQLFLELPLNVHAEGVVRNEPAEITGGVQLSYVAVDGQEAFTPEQAPEGAPRYAVNGTRLVIFPQRALAPGDSVQLAFRWSLAIPKRGAGGRMGYDENLFFLAYWYPHVAVYDDVIGWFTDPFLSRAEFYHGFADYQLTLDAPAGWLAMATGLLENAEEVLAPNVLARMRQAYASDTPVRIAEPTTDPVTQSGAEGRLQWRFRATNVRDVAFSLVRQAYWEGARTPVGDRDGDGQTDYTWINTFWRPTAPRWANVTRYQQHAITFLSRLTGFPYPWPHMTAVEGGGIIGGGMEFPMMTLIGDYNAAGDSALYYVVAHELAHMWIPMIVSPNERRYSWMDEGSTTFAENHAREDFFPGTQPRLDEQDNYLMLARMGAEGEIMRWSDYHYSNFAFGVASYSKPAALLEALRGLLGETVFWQAYRTFIREWAFKHPYPYDLFHTFERVSGRDLSWFWYSWYYQTWTLDQAIAAVEPIENGVRITVEDRGLAPMPVYLSLTLTDGTQVRDTIAVDIWLEGRRRTTITVPTAAPVVRVEIDPERWFPDLDRENNVWSAASSTRP; encoded by the coding sequence ATGCGCATTCGTCGTTTGCTTTTAAGCATTGGGCTGGTCTTTATCGTAGGATGCAGCACTTCACGTTCTACCGCAATCCAAACGCCCAGGCAACCGGTCCTAGCCCGACCTGAGCGTCCCTTACCAGGGCCTGTAACCCCTTCGCCTGCGTTCCTGCGTGCCATAGAGCGCGGCTCGCGCAGCGCCAGTGGGCAGCCAGGACCTAACTATTGGCAGCAGTATGCACGCTATGACCTTACAGCCCGCATCGATGTCGCAGAGCGCCGCTTAGAAGGGGCAGGCCGCATTGTCTACTTCAACCGCTCACCCGAAACGCTGCGCCAGCTTTTTCTCGAGCTACCGCTCAACGTGCACGCCGAGGGCGTTGTGCGCAATGAACCTGCCGAGATTACAGGTGGCGTCCAGCTAAGCTACGTGGCCGTTGACGGTCAGGAGGCCTTTACGCCGGAGCAAGCCCCTGAAGGCGCACCGCGCTATGCCGTCAACGGCACCCGGCTGGTGATCTTCCCGCAACGTGCCCTGGCCCCAGGGGATTCGGTTCAGCTCGCCTTTCGCTGGTCGCTGGCTATTCCTAAGCGTGGTGCTGGGGGACGCATGGGATACGACGAAAACCTATTTTTTCTGGCCTACTGGTATCCCCATGTGGCCGTCTATGACGACGTGATCGGTTGGTTTACCGATCCGTTCCTCAGCCGAGCGGAATTCTACCACGGTTTTGCAGACTATCAACTTACCCTTGATGCGCCAGCAGGTTGGCTGGCGATGGCCACCGGTCTGCTCGAAAACGCCGAAGAGGTGCTTGCGCCTAACGTTTTAGCCCGCATGCGGCAGGCGTATGCAAGCGATACTCCGGTGCGTATCGCTGAACCCACCACCGATCCAGTCACCCAATCCGGCGCCGAGGGACGGCTGCAATGGCGCTTTCGGGCCACAAACGTACGCGATGTGGCCTTTAGCCTGGTGCGTCAGGCTTATTGGGAAGGCGCACGCACGCCGGTAGGCGATCGCGACGGCGACGGCCAAACCGATTACACCTGGATCAACACCTTCTGGCGTCCTACAGCCCCCCGATGGGCGAACGTAACGCGCTACCAGCAACATGCCATCACGTTCCTCTCCCGCCTTACCGGCTTTCCCTATCCTTGGCCGCACATGACGGCTGTTGAGGGCGGTGGCATCATCGGAGGTGGCATGGAATTCCCCATGATGACGCTCATTGGCGACTACAATGCCGCAGGCGATAGTGCCCTGTACTACGTTGTCGCTCATGAGCTGGCCCATATGTGGATCCCCATGATCGTTAGTCCCAACGAACGGCGCTACAGCTGGATGGACGAAGGCAGCACTACGTTTGCCGAAAATCATGCCCGAGAGGACTTCTTCCCAGGAACCCAACCAAGACTCGACGAGCAGGATAACTACCTGATGCTGGCCCGCATGGGGGCCGAAGGCGAAATCATGCGCTGGTCCGATTATCACTATTCCAATTTTGCCTTTGGCGTCGCTTCCTACAGCAAACCGGCCGCACTCCTTGAGGCCCTACGCGGTCTTTTAGGGGAAACGGTCTTCTGGCAGGCTTACCGCACCTTCATCCGCGAGTGGGCCTTTAAGCATCCTTATCCCTACGACCTCTTCCACACGTTCGAGCGCGTAAGCGGCCGCGACCTCAGCTGGTTTTGGTACAGCTGGTACTACCAGACCTGGACGCTCGACCAGGCCATTGCAGCTGTTGAACCCATCGAAAATGGCGTGCGCATCACCGTAGAAGACCGCGGGCTGGCACCTATGCCTGTCTATCTGTCGCTCACGCTGACCGATGGCACGCAGGTGCGCGATACCATTGCAGTAGACATATGGCTGGAGGGACGACGCCGCACAACCATCACCGTGCCTACAGCTGCACCTGTAGTCCGGGTAGAAATTGACCCCGAGCGCTGGTTTCCTGACCTGGATCGAGAAAATAACGTCTGGTCTGCCGCTAGCAGCACTAGGCCATGA
- the pstB gene encoding phosphate ABC transporter ATP-binding protein PstB, protein MEVRNLYFWYGDKLALEDISLQIRPNEVTAFIGPSGCGKSTLLRCLNRMNELIPNTRLEGEVLLDGRDIYREMDPVVVRRRVGMVFQKPNPFPKSIYQNVAWGARINGYKGNLDELVERCLRLAALWDEVKDRLHENAYRLSGGQQQRLCIARALAVEPEVLLMDEPASALDPIATAKLEETILDLKTSYTIVIVTHNMHQASRISDTTAFFYMGELIEMNRTDELFTRPREKRTEDYITGRFG, encoded by the coding sequence ATGGAAGTGCGTAACCTGTATTTTTGGTATGGCGACAAGCTCGCACTCGAAGATATTTCCTTGCAGATTCGGCCTAATGAGGTAACTGCGTTCATTGGGCCTTCGGGCTGCGGTAAGAGCACGCTGCTGCGTTGCTTGAACCGGATGAACGAGCTCATTCCGAATACGCGCTTAGAAGGCGAAGTGCTGCTCGATGGAAGGGATATTTATCGTGAAATGGACCCAGTGGTGGTACGACGCCGCGTAGGCATGGTTTTTCAAAAACCCAATCCCTTCCCTAAGTCCATTTACCAGAACGTAGCCTGGGGGGCGCGCATCAACGGGTATAAAGGCAACTTAGATGAACTGGTGGAGCGTTGCTTGCGTCTGGCAGCCCTTTGGGATGAAGTCAAAGATCGGCTGCATGAGAATGCCTATCGCCTCAGTGGGGGGCAGCAGCAGCGCTTGTGCATTGCGCGCGCACTGGCTGTTGAGCCCGAAGTGCTTTTGATGGACGAGCCGGCCAGCGCTCTCGATCCGATTGCTACGGCAAAGCTGGAAGAGACGATTCTGGATCTAAAAACGTCCTATACGATTGTAATTGTTACCCACAACATGCATCAGGCCTCGCGCATTAGCGATACGACAGCGTTTTTTTACATGGGCGAGCTGATTGAAATGAATCGCACCGACGAGCTTTTTACGCGCCCACGGGAGAAACGCACGGAAGATTATATTACCGGAAGATTTGGCTGA